One Sulfolobus sp. S-194 DNA segment encodes these proteins:
- a CDS encoding IS607 family transposase: protein MERYLTPSEVAEIFGMSRSGVIKWIREGKIKAIEVNGRWRIPYSEVERLITRKGRVKQVAIYSRVSSNTQKDDLERQLNALKEWVKKTFGEVSVIEIKDIGSGLKEDRRGLKKLIELAKRRQIDVVVVAYKDRLTRFGFEYLVELFKAYGVDVIVAFQDEPKDYMQELVEDFVEIVKSLASRIYGHKYEKVVKCVEDVEKDS, encoded by the coding sequence GTGGAGAGGTACTTAACACCTAGCGAAGTTGCTGAGATCTTTGGAATGAGTAGGAGTGGTGTTATTAAGTGGATTAGGGAAGGGAAAATAAAGGCTATTGAGGTTAACGGTAGGTGGAGGATACCTTACAGTGAGGTTGAGAGGTTAATAACTAGAAAGGGAAGGGTTAAGCAAGTAGCGATTTACTCTAGAGTTTCATCAAACACACAGAAGGACGACTTAGAGAGACAATTAAACGCGTTGAAGGAATGGGTTAAGAAAACTTTCGGGGAAGTGAGTGTGATAGAAATTAAGGACATAGGTTCTGGGTTGAAAGAAGATAGAAGAGGGTTAAAGAAACTCATAGAGTTAGCCAAGAGGAGGCAGATCGATGTGGTAGTAGTAGCATACAAGGACAGGCTGACACGTTTCGGTTTCGAATACCTCGTAGAGTTATTCAAAGCTTACGGGGTAGATGTTATAGTAGCATTTCAAGATGAGCCAAAGGACTACATGCAAGAGCTAGTGGAGGACTTTGTAGAAATCGTAAAGTCCCTTGCTTCAAGAATTTACGGCCATAAGTACGAGAAGGTGGTTAAGTGTGTTGAAGACGTTGAAAAGGACAGTTAG
- a CDS encoding zinc ribbon domain-containing protein: MICPSCGMEIPDGIVQCPNCGYQFQQVLDQPDMSMLQQVQLDPSNLPFTPFYGEQLITAVRYIQYSVASQTYYPQSTPSIDIGGIINIGGQPQYNNPQTTTVSMYIYGALYITNMRMVFHAQTYSCPRCFTPPAFNPYVDAIWYNPQAIQTLIQTYKGQDPNAVDGVNVKTYKGHIIIQVSKQFNYDGNGNINVDRDILIIPGGRVDFLERLADSLREDFKNAFGNEIQATLDQLLSPDLVSQISQMSQCINNNYDQFKQEAMSNPDVHRFF, encoded by the coding sequence ATGATTTGTCCTTCATGTGGAATGGAAATTCCAGACGGAATTGTACAGTGTCCTAATTGTGGGTATCAATTTCAACAAGTCTTAGACCAGCCGGATATGAGCATGTTACAGCAAGTACAATTAGATCCATCTAATTTGCCTTTTACTCCATTTTATGGAGAACAATTAATTACAGCTGTGAGATATATACAGTACAGTGTGGCATCGCAAACTTATTATCCTCAATCAACTCCATCAATTGACATAGGAGGAATAATAAATATAGGTGGACAACCACAATATAATAATCCTCAGACTACCACAGTTTCAATGTATATTTACGGTGCTTTGTATATTACCAATATGAGGATGGTATTTCACGCGCAGACTTATAGCTGTCCCAGATGTTTTACTCCTCCGGCTTTTAATCCTTATGTGGATGCAATATGGTATAATCCTCAAGCTATACAGACTTTAATACAAACTTATAAGGGTCAGGATCCGAATGCTGTTGATGGAGTTAATGTTAAAACTTATAAGGGCCATATTATAATTCAAGTTTCCAAGCAATTTAATTACGATGGTAATGGTAACATTAATGTTGATAGGGATATCCTAATTATTCCTGGAGGGAGAGTTGATTTCTTAGAAAGGCTAGCTGACAGCTTAAGGGAAGATTTTAAGAACGCTTTCGGCAATGAAATACAAGCTACTTTAGATCAATTATTGTCTCCAGATTTAGTTTCACAGATCTCTCAAATGTCCCAGTGTATTAATAATAATTATGACCAGTTCAAGCAAGAAGCAATGTCTAATCCTGATGTGCACCGTTTCTTTTAA